From Saccharothrix espanaensis DSM 44229, the proteins below share one genomic window:
- a CDS encoding BTAD domain-containing putative transcriptional regulator, with product MAHDPIAFGRGLRVARLRTGLTQRELAGRASVSLRTVRHIERGQVEHPRRETIRRLADVLGGEDGWPRGDVDARLRIEVLGPLRVTRGGRELNLGPLKQRTLFAVLALHPNTVVGREELIDALWGELPPHSCRNLLHTYVSGLRKILEPGPVSEAGSIIASVGGGYRLAAGPDELDLAEFTELVGRARHAQPGEARKQLFAGALDLWRGAVLVDLPHSVRQHPVAVTLASRRVAAALAYGDTASALDDGDDAIDRLRLVAHHEPLHEGVHARLMMVLAAAGQQAAALRTLTDIRRRLGEELGIRPGEEIRLAYEKVTLAARRAHDPLIAQLSAKAAGFTGGAGSMTTLTDPVPVVPIARAKRQPHSRRLPDDLQRLTLCSCASVLPPRAEQTLRGTRRLFPKPAEQLPLTGGNPASGPPVRKPSDQCSECFLGQPV from the coding sequence GTGGCACATGATCCGATCGCCTTCGGGCGAGGCCTGCGCGTAGCCAGACTGAGAACTGGGTTGACGCAACGGGAGTTGGCCGGACGGGCGAGCGTGAGCCTGCGCACCGTCCGGCACATCGAGAGGGGCCAGGTGGAGCACCCGCGGCGGGAAACGATCCGGCGGCTCGCGGACGTGCTGGGCGGCGAGGACGGATGGCCCCGCGGTGACGTCGACGCGCGATTACGGATCGAGGTTCTCGGGCCGCTCAGGGTCACCCGCGGTGGGCGGGAGTTGAACCTGGGGCCGTTGAAGCAACGAACGCTCTTCGCGGTGCTCGCCCTGCACCCGAACACCGTGGTCGGCCGCGAAGAGCTCATCGACGCGCTGTGGGGAGAACTTCCCCCGCACAGTTGTCGGAACCTGTTGCACACCTACGTGTCCGGTCTGCGGAAGATCCTCGAGCCGGGGCCGGTGTCGGAGGCGGGTTCGATCATCGCCTCGGTCGGGGGTGGTTACCGGCTCGCGGCGGGACCGGATGAGCTGGACCTGGCCGAGTTCACCGAGCTGGTGGGCCGGGCACGACACGCCCAGCCCGGTGAGGCTCGCAAGCAGCTCTTCGCCGGGGCTCTGGACCTGTGGCGGGGCGCGGTGCTCGTGGACCTGCCGCACAGCGTGCGACAACACCCGGTGGCGGTGACCCTGGCGAGCCGTCGCGTCGCCGCCGCGCTCGCGTACGGGGACACGGCCTCGGCGTTGGACGACGGGGACGACGCGATCGATCGGTTGCGACTGGTCGCGCACCACGAACCCCTGCACGAAGGGGTGCACGCGCGGCTGATGATGGTCCTGGCCGCGGCGGGGCAGCAGGCGGCGGCGCTGCGCACGTTGACCGACATCCGAAGACGTCTCGGCGAGGAACTGGGGATCAGGCCGGGCGAGGAGATCCGGCTGGCGTACGAAAAGGTGACCCTGGCGGCGCGCAGGGCGCACGACCCGCTCATCGCCCAACTCTCGGCCAAAGCCGCCGGCTTCACCGGTGGCGCGGGATCGATGACCACCCTCACCGACCCCGTGCCGGTGGTGCCGATTGCGCGCGCGAAGCGCCAACCGCACTCCCGTCGCCTCCCCGACGACCTGCAGCGCCTGACCCTGTGCAGCTGCGCGTCCGTTCTGCCACCGCGAGCCGAGCAGACGTTGAGAGGAACCCGACGACTCTTCCCCAAGCCCGCTGAGCAACTCCCGCTGACCGGCGGGAACCCCGCGAGCGGTCCGCCGGTGCGGAAGCCGTCCGATCAGTGCTCGGAGTGCTTCCTGGGGCAGCCGGTGTGA
- a CDS encoding TIR domain-containing protein: MSGYKFDLFISYARRGSVQKWLLNHFHDKLLECLADQLAPTPRVYVDRDMSRAVHWPSSLQHALRHSKIMIQLLTPHYFQSKWCLAEWYSMLERERMLGLASPDRPQGLVYPILYSDSDNFPLEGKVRSWQNFKDFAHPDPPYQETREFVRFHREVNRVAADLVALLQQVPPWRPDWPYVDPPDPVLPPTPPIPRF; this comes from the coding sequence GTGTCCGGATACAAGTTCGATTTGTTCATCAGCTACGCCCGTCGCGGCAGCGTCCAAAAATGGCTGCTGAACCACTTCCACGACAAGCTCTTGGAGTGCCTGGCGGATCAGTTGGCGCCGACGCCGAGGGTGTACGTCGACCGGGATATGTCACGTGCTGTGCACTGGCCGTCCAGCCTGCAGCACGCTTTGCGGCACAGCAAGATCATGATTCAACTGCTCACTCCGCATTACTTCCAGTCGAAGTGGTGTCTGGCCGAGTGGTACAGCATGTTGGAGCGGGAGAGGATGTTGGGTCTGGCCAGCCCGGATCGGCCGCAGGGGCTGGTCTACCCCATCCTGTACTCGGACTCGGACAACTTTCCGCTGGAAGGGAAGGTGCGTTCCTGGCAGAACTTCAAGGACTTCGCCCACCCGGATCCGCCGTACCAGGAGACTCGCGAGTTCGTGCGCTTCCACCGTGAGGTGAACCGGGTCGCCGCTGACCTCGTCGCGCTGCTCCAGCAGGTGCCGCCGTGGCGTCCCGACTGGCCTTACGTGGATCCGCCCGACCCCGTGCTCCCCCCAACGCCTCCGATACCGAGGTTCTGA
- a CDS encoding KGGVGR-motif variant AAA ATPase, producing MTAGTVITFYSYKGGVGRSFTLANVAVLLARWGHRVLTIDWDLEAPGLHHYFKSVMSAEPEGGVIDLAHDFLAGAAVPRPHAVRLDVQGNTLALLAAGRDDESYMERMQRIDWADLYERGFAAFLERCREQWIEDYDFVLIDSRTGISDIAGICTAHLPDQLAVVFTANEQNLKDVVNIVRRVDEARDRLPYDRPRHLVLPVLSRLDSGVEYERADKWQRRCAEVVAPLFGNWLVKKVPADLALRHLTVPYVSYWSFGEQLSVLEEDPPSAGQVSFALETVAAVVAQQFDRTDLLADNRDAYVAAARDRRQDFDLDLLVSSPRSVLRVADQLIEELRALGVRVERSSSGDLELLDRTSGLAEHLCLVVDGGLSRWQVIEVERFLRHTIGPDGGQRRLFCVLADGTDPEGLPGFLRNLRHLGLEPGIRPTRVARELHAQLTGTPAGAVDPDRQALRNAASALRAVPDRVPSAGRLSLVEQTVRGMSAALDNGDLAVLRDLSVDLEVLSKHHADGGGFTAPVGLLADVQTLLARIDRRIDASTN from the coding sequence ATGACCGCCGGGACCGTCATCACCTTCTACTCCTACAAAGGCGGGGTCGGGCGGAGTTTCACGCTGGCCAACGTCGCCGTGCTGCTGGCTCGCTGGGGCCATCGAGTGCTCACCATCGACTGGGACCTGGAAGCTCCCGGCCTGCACCACTACTTCAAGTCGGTGATGTCCGCCGAGCCCGAAGGCGGCGTGATCGACCTCGCCCACGACTTTCTCGCGGGCGCGGCGGTTCCCCGTCCGCACGCCGTCCGGCTCGATGTCCAGGGCAACACGCTCGCGCTGCTCGCCGCCGGCAGGGACGACGAGTCCTACATGGAGCGGATGCAGCGCATCGACTGGGCGGACCTCTACGAGCGGGGGTTCGCCGCCTTTCTGGAGCGGTGTCGGGAGCAGTGGATCGAGGACTACGACTTCGTGCTGATCGACAGTCGGACCGGGATCTCCGACATCGCCGGCATCTGCACCGCGCACCTGCCCGACCAGCTCGCCGTCGTGTTCACGGCCAACGAGCAGAACCTCAAGGACGTCGTGAACATCGTGCGGCGGGTCGACGAAGCACGAGACCGGTTGCCTTACGACCGTCCGCGCCACCTGGTGCTCCCCGTCCTGTCCCGGTTGGACAGTGGTGTCGAGTACGAGCGCGCCGACAAGTGGCAGCGCAGGTGCGCCGAGGTCGTGGCCCCACTGTTCGGCAACTGGCTGGTCAAGAAAGTTCCGGCGGACTTGGCGCTGCGCCACCTCACGGTCCCTTACGTCTCGTACTGGAGCTTCGGCGAGCAGTTGTCCGTGCTGGAGGAGGACCCGCCGTCGGCGGGGCAGGTCTCGTTCGCCCTGGAGACGGTGGCGGCCGTGGTCGCGCAGCAGTTCGACCGCACCGACCTGCTCGCCGACAACCGGGACGCCTACGTCGCGGCGGCACGTGACCGCCGGCAGGACTTCGACCTGGACCTGCTGGTGTCCAGCCCGCGATCCGTGTTGCGCGTCGCGGACCAGCTGATCGAGGAGCTGCGCGCCTTGGGCGTGCGGGTCGAGCGGTCGTCGTCCGGCGACCTTGAGCTCCTCGACCGGACCAGCGGGCTCGCCGAGCACCTCTGCCTGGTGGTGGACGGCGGCCTGAGCCGCTGGCAGGTCATCGAGGTGGAGCGCTTCCTGCGGCACACGATCGGCCCGGACGGCGGCCAGCGCCGGCTGTTCTGCGTGCTGGCCGACGGCACCGACCCGGAAGGCTTGCCAGGCTTCCTGCGCAACCTGCGCCACCTCGGGTTGGAACCGGGGATCCGGCCCACCCGCGTGGCACGCGAGTTGCACGCCCAGCTCACCGGCACGCCGGCCGGCGCGGTCGATCCCGACCGGCAAGCCCTGCGCAACGCGGCGTCCGCCCTGCGCGCCGTGCCGGACCGGGTGCCCTCCGCCGGGCGGCTGTCACTCGTCGAGCAGACCGTGCGCGGGATGTCCGCCGCGCTCGACAACGGCGACCTGGCCGTGCTGCGGGACCTGTCGGTGGACTTGGAAGTGCTGTCCAAGCACCACGCGGACGGCGGCGGGTTCACCGCCCCCGTCGGCCTGCTCGCCGACGTCCAGACCCTCCTCGCCCGGATCGATCGACGGATCGACGCGTCCACGAACTGA